A single region of the Psychrobacter alimentarius genome encodes:
- a CDS encoding TIGR02391 family protein encodes MKAKFAGIQYLGDSGVTQICKEAVIRLIHAGEDIKDVKILTFEEAYLHAHALLLTLRYDIQVIVKDGFASGYNGEAPKGYAFVLNLLRNYTDNINEFIISKSIFERISSSSLTVKDIEYINSINPVRPARWYESAYTYKERERSIFSEFPLTIPMALLDPRLIELALEFDKNPDNAIMGAYRKLESIVKARTGLNNENGVKLFAKAFQGDDSVLYWENLDSGESKGRATLFTSVYMAYRNNRAHQEPRHNLSDDIREFILINQLFILESEAVVR; translated from the coding sequence GTGAAAGCTAAATTTGCGGGTATTCAATATCTAGGCGACAGCGGAGTCACACAAATATGTAAAGAGGCAGTCATACGGCTTATACATGCTGGTGAAGACATAAAAGACGTGAAAATACTCACTTTTGAAGAAGCTTACCTACATGCTCATGCGCTATTGCTAACCCTCAGATATGATATTCAAGTCATTGTTAAAGATGGTTTTGCTTCTGGTTACAATGGAGAGGCACCAAAAGGATATGCATTTGTATTAAACCTATTACGCAACTATACAGACAATATTAATGAATTCATCATTTCAAAATCAATTTTTGAACGTATCTCCAGTTCAAGTTTAACCGTTAAAGATATAGAATATATTAATAGTATCAATCCAGTGCGTCCTGCTAGGTGGTATGAGTCTGCTTATACTTACAAGGAACGTGAACGTAGTATTTTTAGCGAGTTTCCGCTTACCATTCCCATGGCATTGCTTGACCCACGCCTGATCGAACTGGCATTGGAATTTGACAAGAATCCAGATAATGCAATCATGGGTGCATACCGGAAATTGGAATCTATTGTCAAAGCGCGTACAGGCTTGAACAATGAAAATGGTGTCAAGCTATTTGCAAAAGCATTCCAAGGTGATGATTCAGTTTTGTATTGGGAAAACTTAGATTCAGGTGAGTCTAAAGGGAGAGCAACGCTGTTTACGAGTGTGTATATGGCTTATCGTAACAATCGAGCACATCAGGAACCTCGTCATAATCTAAGTGATGATATTCGAGAGTTTATATTGATTAATCAGTTATTTATTTTAGAAAGTGAAGCAGTCGTAAGATAA
- a CDS encoding dienelactone hydrolase family protein: MLPTSNILSKKPYRSLLVGASMGVMALTFSQTAAAITTKNITYTVDDQAYEGYYAKADKPNAPFILLIHDWDGLTDYERKRADMLANEGYNVLAADMFGQGIRPTSVEENKRLTGALYDDRSKMRRILEGALNAGRLQGNDVREGVTMGYCFGGTVALELARSGFPQKAFVPFHGAFDIPTGQNYDKTTGEILVFHGSADESVSLESFATLGKTLEAAKVPHEMVTYSGAPHAFSVFGSDRYDARADERSWKRYLDFLANEYK, encoded by the coding sequence ATGCTACCAACATCAAATATCTTATCCAAAAAACCTTATCGCTCATTGCTAGTAGGTGCATCAATGGGCGTCATGGCATTGACGTTTAGTCAGACGGCAGCTGCCATCACGACCAAGAACATTACTTATACCGTCGATGACCAAGCCTATGAAGGCTATTACGCCAAAGCCGACAAGCCCAATGCCCCTTTTATCTTACTGATTCATGATTGGGACGGCCTCACAGACTATGAGCGTAAGCGCGCTGATATGTTAGCGAATGAGGGCTATAACGTCCTCGCCGCAGATATGTTTGGGCAAGGCATTCGCCCTACGTCCGTTGAAGAAAATAAGCGCCTAACGGGTGCCCTATATGATGATCGCAGTAAAATGCGCCGCATACTAGAAGGTGCGTTGAATGCGGGTCGCTTGCAAGGAAATGATGTGCGTGAAGGCGTAACCATGGGATACTGTTTTGGGGGTACGGTTGCTTTAGAGTTAGCACGTTCAGGCTTCCCGCAAAAAGCCTTCGTGCCTTTCCACGGTGCTTTTGATATCCCAACGGGACAGAACTATGATAAAACCACAGGAGAGATTTTGGTATTCCACGGCTCTGCCGATGAGTCCGTTTCGCTAGAGAGTTTTGCTACTTTGGGCAAAACGTTAGAAGCGGCCAAAGTACCTCATGAGATGGTGACCTACAGCGGCGCACCACACGCCTTTAGCGTGTTTGGAAGCGACCGTTACGATGCGCGTGCTGATGAGCGTTCTTGGAAACGTTATTTAGATTTTTTAGCCAACGAATATAAATAG
- a CDS encoding lactoylglutathione lyase, protein MNVTDIKVFVPSKDYEISKSFYAEIGFKREFVTDDLTLFQNGSSFLYLQRFYNQELADNFMLQICVSDIEEAFDVCSSSEHKTRITPIEQEAWGKVFYLWGPAGELLHITEFDL, encoded by the coding sequence ATGAATGTAACTGATATAAAAGTGTTTGTGCCAAGTAAGGATTATGAAATCTCAAAATCTTTTTATGCGGAAATTGGTTTTAAACGTGAGTTCGTAACCGACGATTTGACACTCTTTCAAAATGGATCGTCTTTCCTATATCTTCAACGCTTTTATAATCAAGAGTTGGCAGATAATTTCATGTTACAAATCTGCGTCTCAGATATCGAAGAAGCATTCGATGTGTGCTCAAGCTCCGAGCATAAGACAAGAATTACGCCTATTGAACAAGAGGCTTGGGGCAAGGTATTTTATTTGTGGGGACCCGCGGGTGAGCTGTTGCATATTACTGAGTTTGATCTTTAA
- a CDS encoding shikimate kinase yields MKKINVVGTSGSGKSTFSRMLATRLGYPYLEMDAMFWKSNWQESSDEEFFAKLDSTLSQERWVLDGNYNRTVDIKWAGVDHVIWIDYPFSRTIYQAIKRAFIRSITKTELWDKTGNVETFRKSFFSRDSVILWTLKTYNRNRVRYIEMFNDPKYRHIKFVRLKSPKMAKKFINELDL; encoded by the coding sequence ATGAAGAAGATTAATGTGGTTGGAACGAGTGGCAGTGGAAAATCTACTTTTAGCCGTATGTTAGCGACAAGATTGGGCTATCCGTATCTTGAAATGGATGCGATGTTCTGGAAGTCTAATTGGCAAGAATCTAGCGATGAAGAGTTCTTTGCCAAGCTTGACAGTACTTTGTCGCAAGAAAGATGGGTTCTCGATGGCAATTATAATAGAACAGTCGATATAAAATGGGCAGGCGTCGATCACGTGATTTGGATAGATTACCCATTTTCTCGTACTATATATCAAGCTATCAAACGTGCCTTTATTCGTTCAATAACGAAAACTGAGCTTTGGGATAAAACTGGCAATGTGGAGACATTCCGTAAGTCATTCTTTAGTCGTGACTCGGTTATCCTTTGGACGTTAAAAACATATAATCGCAACCGCGTTCGTTATATAGAAATGTTTAATGATCCTAAGTATCGTCACATAAAGTTTGTTAGGTTAAAAAGTCCAAAAATGGCTAAGAAATTTATAAATGAGTTAGACCTATAG
- a CDS encoding flavodoxin family protein — translation MAAKTLLIVAHAPSPNTEKLAQAAYKGANHPDIDIKVIIKSPQDTQPEDVLAADALLLGTTENLAYMAGLTKDFFDRCYYPVLEEKQGLPFALYIRAGQDGTGTKRAMKTITTGLRWSWIQEALILQGEWQDDFTEQVETLAMTLAAGLEAGIY, via the coding sequence ATGGCTGCCAAAACCTTACTTATCGTCGCGCATGCACCATCGCCCAATACTGAAAAGTTAGCGCAAGCTGCTTACAAGGGTGCCAATCATCCTGATATAGACATCAAGGTTATTATTAAGTCGCCGCAAGATACGCAGCCAGAAGACGTGTTGGCTGCCGATGCGCTATTACTGGGCACGACTGAGAACCTTGCGTATATGGCAGGGTTGACCAAAGACTTTTTTGATCGTTGTTATTATCCTGTTTTAGAGGAGAAGCAAGGATTGCCGTTTGCCTTATATATTCGAGCAGGGCAGGATGGCACAGGTACTAAACGTGCGATGAAGACGATTACGACAGGTTTGCGCTGGTCATGGATACAAGAGGCTCTGATACTACAAGGCGAGTGGCAGGATGACTTTACTGAACAAGTAGAGACGCTAGCGATGACACTTGCGGCGGGACTAGAAGCTGGGATTTATTAG
- a CDS encoding MacB family efflux pump subunit, which produces MNTKESSPTTAADTPLMEVKGLIREFKAGEQTIRVLHDIDLTINQGEMVAIIGQSGSGKSTLMNILGCLDQATAGEYKIYGQSVSRLDADELAKLRREHFGFIFQRYHLLGDISARDNVSVPAVYAGMDGQARSERAEKLLADLGLGAKVNNRPNQLSGGQQQRVSIARALMNGGDIILADEPTGALDSKSGEDVMKILYDLNAQGHTIIMVTHDPGLAAQAERVIELKDGYVIADYKNDHYKSTTTQPAPILDNNRKSVFSSFIDRLLEAFKMSLLAMRAHKMRTLLTMLGIIIGIASVVSVVGLGKGSQEQILTNISSLGTNTITVRDGYPYGDPRRQYNDENLTPQDAQAVEDQPYVISVSPQLDANMNVRYRNIQEAASISGVGQDYLSVSGETLAQGQGFDHQSILRRTQDIIIDNNAKNTFFPNDADPIGEVVLIGSVPGRVIGVLEPNNSGFGGEVDTPTLYMPYTTMMSRIKGSDNIESFVALIDDKISSSAAESAIYQLMESRHGTDDFRIRNSDSIRQTIESTTTAMTLLISSIAIISLVVGGIGVMNIMLVSVTERTNEIGVRMAVGARQSDIMQQFLIEAVLVCVLGGLIGIGMAFAIGELINRVGGDSFKVIYSMTSIIAAFVCSTLIGVVFGFLPARNAAKLDPVEALSRD; this is translated from the coding sequence ATGAATACCAAAGAGTCCAGCCCTACTACCGCAGCAGATACCCCATTGATGGAGGTCAAAGGATTAATCAGAGAGTTCAAAGCTGGTGAACAAACCATTCGTGTGCTCCATGATATCGATCTGACCATCAATCAAGGTGAAATGGTTGCTATCATCGGTCAGTCGGGTTCAGGTAAGTCAACCCTGATGAATATCCTAGGCTGCTTAGATCAAGCGACTGCTGGTGAATATAAAATTTATGGTCAATCAGTCAGTCGCTTAGACGCTGATGAGTTGGCTAAGCTACGCCGTGAGCATTTTGGTTTTATTTTTCAGCGTTATCATTTACTTGGCGATATCAGTGCTCGAGACAACGTCTCTGTCCCTGCGGTATATGCTGGCATGGATGGACAAGCCCGTAGCGAGCGCGCTGAAAAATTATTAGCAGACTTGGGTTTGGGCGCAAAAGTGAATAACCGCCCCAACCAGCTCTCAGGTGGGCAGCAGCAACGTGTGTCGATCGCACGGGCGCTCATGAATGGCGGCGATATCATCTTAGCTGATGAGCCTACAGGCGCGCTTGACAGCAAGTCTGGCGAAGATGTGATGAAAATCTTATATGACCTAAACGCTCAAGGTCATACCATCATCATGGTGACTCATGACCCAGGCCTCGCTGCACAAGCTGAGCGTGTGATTGAGCTAAAAGATGGTTACGTGATTGCGGACTATAAAAACGATCACTATAAATCAACGACCACTCAACCCGCGCCTATATTAGACAACAACCGTAAGAGCGTTTTTAGCAGCTTTATCGATCGGCTGCTCGAAGCATTCAAAATGTCGCTGTTGGCCATGCGTGCCCATAAAATGCGTACCTTGCTCACCATGCTAGGTATTATTATTGGTATTGCTTCAGTGGTCTCTGTCGTAGGCTTAGGTAAAGGCTCACAAGAACAAATCCTGACCAATATCAGCTCGCTTGGTACCAATACGATCACTGTCCGTGATGGGTATCCTTATGGTGACCCAAGGCGACAATACAACGATGAGAATTTGACCCCGCAAGATGCTCAGGCCGTCGAAGATCAGCCTTACGTCATTAGTGTCAGCCCTCAGCTTGACGCCAATATGAACGTACGCTATCGCAACATACAGGAAGCTGCCAGCATTAGCGGTGTTGGACAAGATTATCTGAGCGTCAGTGGTGAGACATTGGCGCAAGGTCAGGGTTTTGATCACCAAAGCATTCTACGTCGCACGCAAGACATCATTATTGACAATAATGCCAAAAATACTTTTTTCCCCAATGATGCGGATCCTATTGGTGAAGTGGTATTGATTGGTAGCGTACCAGGACGAGTGATTGGTGTGCTTGAACCCAACAACAGCGGGTTCGGCGGCGAGGTCGACACACCGACATTATATATGCCTTATACCACCATGATGTCACGTATCAAAGGTAGCGATAATATTGAAAGTTTCGTCGCACTCATCGATGACAAGATATCTTCTTCGGCCGCTGAGTCTGCCATTTATCAGTTGATGGAAAGTCGCCACGGTACGGATGATTTTCGCATACGCAATTCAGACTCTATTCGCCAAACCATTGAGTCTACCACGACAGCCATGACGCTTTTAATATCCTCCATTGCCATTATCTCATTAGTGGTCGGCGGTATCGGCGTCATGAATATCATGCTGGTATCAGTGACCGAGCGTACCAATGAGATTGGTGTACGTATGGCCGTTGGCGCACGCCAAAGCGATATCATGCAGCAATTTTTGATCGAAGCCGTTTTGGTCTGTGTCTTAGGAGGACTGATTGGTATTGGAATGGCCTTTGCTATTGGCGAATTGATCAACCGTGTGGGTGGCGATAGTTTCAAAGTGATTTATTCAATGACCTCCATTATTGCGGCTTTTGTTTGCTCAACGCTCATTGGCGTGGTTTTTGGCTTCTTACCAGCACGTAATGCGGCAAAATTAGATCCTGTTGAAGCATTATCTAGAGATTAA
- a CDS encoding DoxX-like family protein, with protein sequence MQNSKLTHISFISRLSLGFFFIYHGLVPKILWLSPVETHLVSLSGLDIPANIVSLLSGIGEVLLGGSILFFRKSIIPIYMAVVVLLLLLLFVGFVSPEYLIEAFNPVTTNMLGLGFCYLVWFTHEGRRFKQ encoded by the coding sequence ATGCAAAACTCTAAGCTTACTCATATCTCATTTATCAGCAGATTATCACTCGGCTTCTTCTTTATTTATCATGGCTTAGTGCCAAAGATACTATGGTTAAGCCCAGTTGAAACCCATTTGGTTTCTTTAAGTGGTCTCGATATTCCTGCCAATATAGTTTCTCTATTATCTGGTATTGGTGAGGTGCTCTTAGGTGGCTCAATCCTATTTTTTAGAAAATCTATTATTCCAATTTATATGGCAGTGGTCGTTTTACTACTGCTACTACTCTTTGTAGGTTTTGTCAGCCCAGAGTATTTAATTGAGGCCTTTAACCCTGTTACAACCAATATGTTGGGGCTGGGTTTTTGTTATTTGGTATGGTTTACACATGAAGGGAGAAGGTTTAAGCAATAG
- a CDS encoding MBL fold metallo-hydrolase, which translates to MSLCKIVRLEGYIQSTYLAIYPDKIMLLDGGCRADVPMVLDYIKLTLKRPITDLKVVVVTHMHPDHAGGANKYREKTGCLIVSSNKKHQWYGGIGGCAMHFIDINLAYYVAKRQGRSFKNLYYPASLKPDITVTDEDCVPRFEEWQVLETPGHTDRDLSLFHVPSRQIYTADLIIKLRHKFVAPFPIYDPKVYIQSLTRVRDLKPSMVMMAHGCEMAIDEDTFDKLIAGAPKHPRTIKDTIKHKLLWRKGRNRHVFKQNRR; encoded by the coding sequence ATGAGTTTATGCAAGATTGTACGTTTAGAAGGATATATTCAAAGTACCTACCTTGCGATATATCCAGACAAGATAATGCTGCTGGACGGTGGCTGCCGTGCTGATGTGCCAATGGTTCTCGATTATATTAAATTGACATTGAAACGACCGATCACGGATTTAAAAGTCGTCGTCGTCACACACATGCATCCTGATCATGCTGGTGGGGCAAATAAGTACCGAGAAAAAACGGGTTGCCTAATTGTTTCCTCTAACAAAAAGCATCAGTGGTATGGCGGCATTGGTGGATGTGCCATGCACTTTATAGATATAAATCTTGCGTATTATGTGGCTAAGCGTCAAGGGCGCTCATTTAAAAACTTATATTACCCAGCAAGCCTAAAACCAGACATCACTGTGACAGATGAAGATTGCGTACCAAGGTTTGAGGAGTGGCAAGTATTAGAGACGCCAGGGCACACCGATAGAGATTTGTCCTTGTTTCATGTGCCAAGTCGACAAATATATACCGCTGATTTGATCATCAAGCTGCGGCACAAATTTGTGGCACCGTTTCCTATTTATGATCCTAAAGTCTATATTCAGTCATTGACCAGAGTCAGAGATTTAAAACCTTCCATGGTGATGATGGCACATGGGTGTGAGATGGCGATAGATGAGGATACTTTTGATAAGCTTATTGCTGGCGCGCCCAAACATCCTCGTACGATCAAAGACACGATCAAGCACAAGCTACTGTGGCGAAAAGGTAGAAACCGTCATGTTTTTAAACAAAATCGTAGGTAA
- a CDS encoding DUF938 domain-containing protein produces the protein MIYSNTDFMPSEALPFSQACENNKQPILSVLQKELVETAHVLEVGSGTGQHSVYFAPRLAHLTWQTSDVLANHVGIHAWHAAYPANNLYAPLAFDLSSDPIPVNTNVNVPYDAFFTANTLHIIAWSLVERLFALAGDTLPLGGKLIAYGPFNENGHYTSASNQQFDISLRQRDPKSGIRDKKDIIALASQHDLTLSNSYALPANNQILVFTKAD, from the coding sequence ATGATATATAGCAATACTGATTTTATGCCCTCTGAGGCGTTACCGTTTTCTCAAGCTTGTGAAAACAACAAACAACCCATTTTATCTGTTTTACAAAAAGAGTTGGTAGAAACGGCTCACGTGTTGGAAGTCGGTTCAGGAACGGGTCAGCATAGCGTGTATTTTGCCCCAAGACTCGCGCACTTAACATGGCAGACCAGTGATGTTCTAGCAAACCACGTCGGCATTCATGCGTGGCATGCCGCGTATCCTGCGAACAATTTATATGCGCCATTGGCATTCGACTTGTCCAGTGATCCCATACCTGTCAATACAAATGTTAATGTACCTTATGACGCCTTCTTTACGGCTAACACTTTGCACATCATTGCGTGGTCGTTAGTAGAGCGCTTATTTGCATTGGCAGGTGATACTTTGCCTCTAGGCGGCAAACTCATTGCCTATGGCCCCTTTAACGAAAATGGTCATTATACGAGTGCCAGCAATCAACAATTTGATATAAGCCTGCGTCAGCGCGATCCAAAAAGTGGTATTCGTGATAAAAAAGATATTATAGCGTTAGCAAGTCAGCATGATCTAACGCTGAGCAATAGTTATGCGTTGCCTGCCAATAACCAGATATTGGTCTTTACCAAAGCAGATTGA
- a CDS encoding OsmC family protein, whose protein sequence is MTTSKVTYQGDLRITAIHLQSNNEIITDAPTDNQGKGEAFSPTDLLATSLASCMLTIIGIKARDMDVDLAGTTAEVTKIMAADPRRVSEIHVIVTFNRELDDRTQTIFYNTALTCPVANSIHPDITQNVVFRCAKPLD, encoded by the coding sequence ATGACAACCTCAAAAGTAACCTACCAAGGCGATTTGCGTATCACCGCCATCCATTTGCAATCAAACAATGAAATCATCACCGATGCGCCAACGGACAATCAAGGCAAGGGCGAGGCATTTTCACCAACTGATTTATTAGCGACCAGTTTAGCCAGTTGTATGCTGACCATTATCGGTATCAAAGCCCGTGATATGGATGTCGATCTCGCAGGAACAACGGCTGAAGTGACCAAAATCATGGCGGCCGACCCAAGGCGCGTGAGCGAAATACATGTCATCGTGACTTTTAACAGAGAGCTTGATGATAGAACGCAAACGATCTTTTATAACACTGCACTGACTTGCCCAGTCGCCAACAGCATCCATCCTGATATTACGCAAAATGTCGTTTTTAGATGTGCAAAACCGCTTGATTAA
- a CDS encoding GFA family protein has product MKGECLCGNVKFEISGEIRNFYQCHCSLCRKATGASANTATFVQDNAFHWISGESDIKSYKKQSGYRSDFCSVCGSLVPNSLRDSGMVWVPAGLLDEPVASKVSVHLHTESAAAWEQDAVECVRLDGGPESLEALNNLL; this is encoded by the coding sequence ATGAAAGGTGAGTGTCTCTGCGGCAATGTAAAATTTGAGATTTCGGGGGAGATTCGAAACTTTTATCAATGTCACTGTTCGCTTTGTCGAAAGGCTACTGGAGCGTCAGCCAACACTGCTACTTTTGTGCAGGACAACGCCTTTCATTGGATATCAGGTGAAAGCGATATTAAATCGTATAAAAAGCAGAGTGGTTACAGAAGTGATTTTTGCTCAGTGTGTGGTAGTCTGGTTCCGAATAGCTTAAGAGATAGTGGTATGGTTTGGGTTCCGGCTGGTTTGCTCGATGAACCAGTTGCTTCAAAAGTATCTGTTCATCTGCATACAGAGTCAGCTGCCGCTTGGGAACAAGATGCTGTTGAGTGTGTTCGACTGGATGGTGGGCCTGAGAGTCTAGAAGCGCTTAATAACTTGTTGTAG
- a CDS encoding thiol-disulfide oxidoreductase DCC family protein — MNTDKLPPYISASDKVILFDGVCKLCNAWSNFIIKHDKYRLFKLCSVQSEEGQAILLHFGLPTDSYETMLYVEGGQAFQKSDAFFQIMAKLGYPWKTACIFSIIPRPVRDWMYDRVALNRYRLFGKYDYCTLPSPEHETRFLNAKL, encoded by the coding sequence ATGAATACAGACAAACTCCCTCCTTATATCAGCGCTTCAGATAAAGTCATTCTTTTCGATGGTGTTTGCAAGTTGTGCAACGCATGGAGTAACTTTATCATCAAACATGATAAATACCGTCTCTTTAAATTGTGCAGCGTACAGTCAGAAGAGGGTCAAGCAATACTGCTTCATTTTGGCCTACCTACCGATTCTTATGAGACGATGCTCTATGTAGAAGGTGGTCAGGCTTTCCAAAAAAGTGACGCTTTTTTTCAAATAATGGCAAAGCTGGGTTATCCGTGGAAAACGGCTTGTATCTTTAGCATTATTCCAAGACCAGTACGTGATTGGATGTATGACCGTGTTGCCCTAAACCGTTACCGCCTTTTTGGTAAATATGACTACTGTACTTTACCATCACCAGAACATGAGACGCGCTTTTTAAATGCAAAACTCTAA
- a CDS encoding catalase, translating into MNNNIDHTDPAKDMNSERGNGGETHQRAGDDTKVLTTQQGVPISDNQNSLKAGSRGPTLLEDFVLREKINHFDHERIPERIVHARGSAAHGYFELTESLEEYTTAKILTETGKQTPLFTRFSTVAGNKGSKDTPRDVRGFSVKVYTEEGNWDIVGNNMPIFFIQDAIKFPDLIHAVKPEPDRGFPQAASAHDTFWDFVSLSPETMHNLIWLMSDRGLPRSLRMMEGFGIHSYRLIDKDGRSTFVRFHWKPVLGVQSTTWDEAVKISGADPDYHRRDLFESIDNEMYPEWEFGVQLFTEEEADNFPFDHLDATKLIPEELVPVKIIGKMVLNRNVDNFFAETEQVAFCPSHVVPGIDYSNDPLLQGRLFSYLDTQLSRLGSPNFAQIPINAPKCPFANNQQDGHMQMQVPKTRVMYEPQSLDPTRPRESVKRGFASFQERLDDGVKGRIRAESFADHYSQPRMFYRSQTATGQAHIASAYAFELGKVDTAHVRTRTLSHLRHIDEDLANRVATALGMELPEPADAAAPVQDLETSKAVQTIGITPKSLEGRLVGILVAEGSSHSEVEKFEKAARAAGANVKIVAPNKEVTLDNGTRIQTDERLAGAPSVIFDAIVSIIMHPPAKKLAKDSAALDWFNDAYAHCKAIAYCPATEEHILSKLPIEKDAFVTPLDDVDGFIENAKTRLWEREPKVRDLA; encoded by the coding sequence ATGAATAATAATATCGATCATACCGACCCAGCCAAAGACATGAATTCTGAACGTGGTAACGGTGGTGAAACCCATCAGCGCGCAGGCGATGACACCAAAGTATTAACAACGCAGCAAGGCGTGCCTATCTCTGACAATCAAAACTCTCTAAAAGCAGGTTCACGTGGACCTACATTGTTAGAAGATTTTGTACTACGCGAAAAAATCAATCATTTTGATCATGAGCGTATCCCTGAGCGTATTGTTCATGCTCGCGGTAGTGCAGCGCATGGTTATTTTGAGCTGACCGAATCGTTAGAAGAGTATACGACGGCCAAAATTTTGACTGAAACTGGTAAACAGACGCCACTTTTCACACGCTTCTCGACAGTTGCGGGTAATAAAGGCTCAAAAGATACACCACGCGATGTACGTGGATTTTCTGTCAAAGTATATACCGAAGAAGGTAATTGGGACATCGTTGGTAACAACATGCCAATCTTCTTTATTCAAGATGCAATTAAATTTCCAGATTTGATTCATGCGGTTAAGCCTGAGCCAGATCGCGGATTTCCGCAAGCGGCTTCAGCACACGATACTTTTTGGGATTTTGTGTCTTTGAGCCCTGAAACCATGCACAACCTGATTTGGCTCATGAGTGATCGTGGTCTGCCACGTAGCTTACGTATGATGGAAGGTTTTGGTATTCACAGCTACCGTTTGATTGATAAAGACGGTAGGAGTACGTTTGTACGTTTCCATTGGAAACCAGTACTGGGTGTACAATCGACCACATGGGACGAAGCAGTAAAAATCTCTGGCGCGGATCCTGATTACCATCGCCGCGACTTGTTTGAGTCCATTGATAACGAGATGTATCCTGAATGGGAATTTGGCGTACAGTTATTTACGGAAGAAGAAGCGGATAACTTCCCATTCGATCACTTAGATGCGACCAAGCTTATTCCAGAAGAGCTAGTACCAGTAAAAATCATTGGTAAAATGGTCTTGAATCGCAATGTAGATAATTTCTTTGCAGAAACCGAGCAAGTTGCGTTCTGTCCATCGCACGTCGTACCAGGGATTGATTACAGTAACGATCCTTTACTACAAGGGCGTCTATTTAGTTATCTAGACACGCAGTTATCACGTTTGGGCTCACCAAACTTTGCCCAAATTCCAATTAATGCACCAAAATGCCCATTTGCAAACAATCAGCAAGATGGTCATATGCAAATGCAAGTGCCTAAAACGCGCGTGATGTATGAACCACAAAGTTTGGATCCAACACGACCTCGTGAAAGCGTCAAACGTGGGTTTGCATCATTCCAAGAGCGCTTGGATGATGGCGTAAAAGGTCGCATCAGAGCAGAAAGCTTTGCTGATCACTACAGCCAGCCACGTATGTTCTATCGCAGCCAGACGGCGACAGGACAGGCACACATTGCTTCTGCATATGCGTTTGAGCTAGGTAAAGTGGATACTGCGCATGTACGCACCCGTACGCTGAGCCATCTACGTCATATCGATGAAGATTTGGCCAATCGTGTGGCCACAGCACTTGGTATGGAGCTTCCAGAGCCTGCTGATGCTGCCGCTCCTGTACAGGATTTAGAGACGTCTAAAGCTGTTCAAACCATTGGTATCACACCTAAGAGTTTGGAAGGTCGTTTGGTTGGTATTTTAGTTGCTGAAGGTTCTAGCCATAGCGAAGTTGAGAAGTTTGAAAAAGCCGCCCGTGCAGCTGGTGCTAATGTCAAAATCGTTGCTCCTAATAAGGAAGTGACGTTAGATAACGGTACGCGCATTCAAACGGATGAGCGTTTGGCTGGCGCGCCGTCAGTCATCTTTGATGCGATAGTAAGTATCATCATGCATCCACCAGCTAAAAAGCTGGCTAAAGACAGTGCAGCACTAGACTGGTTTAATGATGCTTATGCGCATTGCAAAGCGATCGCATATTGCCCTGCGACTGAAGAGCACATTTTGAGCAAACTGCCTATCGAAAAAGATGCGTTTGTAACGCCGCTTGACGATGTTGATGGTTTTATCGAAAATGCTAAAACTCGCTTATGGGAGCGTGAGCCAAAGGTACGTGACCTTGCATAA